From Apium graveolens cultivar Ventura chromosome 9, ASM990537v1, whole genome shotgun sequence, the proteins below share one genomic window:
- the LOC141683210 gene encoding uncharacterized protein LOC141683210: MGAQSLASSNAYFQGAVRQAESWKRASDKADNALRRQQKKYATLEKKLKRKEEELGESNAELVVLRAEKDKAIDNYLDSEEFAQSMRIRDDSVFPGFFRTGWDTALGTVNEACPDINPADYICPDDEALLQRFRTRVVVSDHVPQDPLLPPPESSSRPAEDDSSSSSSETTETSSESGEDDDMDAEGTSAP; the protein is encoded by the exons atgggagctcagtctctggcttcg tctaacgcctattttcaaggcgctgtgaggcaagccgaatcatggaagcgggcttctgataaggccgataatgccctcaggaggcaacagaagaagtacgctaccctggagaagaagctcaagcgcaaggaggaagaactcggagagtctaacgccgagctggtggtacttcgggcggagaaggataaagctatagacaactatctggactcggaggagtttgcccaatccatgaggattagggatgattcagtctttcctgggttttttaggactggttgggacacggcccttgggaccgtgaacgaggcttgtcctgatattaacccggcggactatatctgccctgatgacgaggctttgctacagaggtttcgtactcgagtagttgtctcggaccatgttcctcaggatccactccttcctcctcccgagtcttcttccagacctgctgaggacgacagctcttcctcctcctccgagacgacagagacatccagcgagagtggagaggacgatgatatggatgccgagggtacttcagctccttag